The Palleronia sp. THAF1 genome contains the following window.
AGACGCCGGATCATACCGGGCGCGTTCTGCGGGTCGAGGATGGGTTTCTGCGCTCACGCGGTCTGGGCGCGGAATTGGTGCCACCGCTAAGCTTGGTGACCGATGATCTGGGCATATACTACGATCCCACGCGCCCCTCGCGACTGGAACGGCTGATTGCCGAAAGCAGCACGCTGGGGCCTCTGGACCTTGAACGGGCACGGCGGCTGCGGGAAGGGCTGATCGCGCGTGGATTGTCGAAGTACAATCTGGGCAGCGACGCCGTTCCCGACCTGCCGAGCGGCCACCGCATCCTTGTGCCCGGACAGGTGGAGGATGACGCATCGATCCGAATGGGCACCACGGAAGTGAATACCAACGCCGCCCTTCTGGCAAAGGCGCGAGAAGACAATCCGGGCGCGGTGATCCTGTACAAGCCACACCCGGACGTGGAAGCGGGTCTGCGCCCCGGAGCCATCGACGGCGCGGATGCCGATGTCGTGCTGCGCGGCATCGATCCGGCGGCGCTGTTGTCCGTGGTGAATGAGGTTTGGACAATGACCTCTGCCCTGGGGTTTGAGGCGCTGTTGCGCGGAATTTCTGTCACGACGCTCGGCCAGCCTTTCTATGCCGGGTGGGGCCTGACCACCGATCTTGGCGGCACGTTCCCGCGCCGGACCACGACCGTTTCGCTTGACGCGCTGACATATGCCGCGCTGATCGCCTACCCGCGCTACCATGATCCGGTGACGAACGGCCCCTGCCCGGCCGAGGTTGTCGCGGACAGATTGGCAAACGGCACTGTTCCACGCCCCTCTCCCGCAAACCGCGCCTTGGCAAAGGCGCAGGGGCTTCTGGCCAGTCGCGCGCATCTTTGGCGCTAGACCAAGGCCCCCTGCGCCATGCGGTTCAGGAAGGTATCGGCTTCATCGCGGATCGTGGTCTGCTTCTCGTCGGACATGCGATCCCACGTCGCATACATCTGGGCCATGCGGGGGTTCTTCTCGAACTTTTCGCGGTGGCGGTCGAGGAAGTGCCAATACAGCAGGTTGAAGGGGCACGCGCCCTCGCCCGTTTTTTTCTTGGCGCTGTAGTGGCACCCTTTGCAGTAATCCGACATCTTGTCGATGTAATTGGCGGATGAGACGTAGGGCTTCGAGGCCACGATCCCCCCATCCGCGAATTGGGTCATGCCGATGACGTTGGCGCTCATTACCCACTCGTAGGCGTCGGCGTAGACGGCCATGTACCAGTCCTGCACCTCTTGCGGGTTCAGGCCGGCCAAAAGCGCGAAGTTCCCGGTGACCATCAGACGTTGAATGTGATGGGCGTAGGCCTGGGTGCGGGTCTGCTCCACGGTCTTCGAGATACACCGCATCTGCGTGTCGTCGCCCCAGAAGAAACCGGGCAGACTGCGGTTGTGGTTTAGATCGTTGCGCTTCGCGTAGTCGGAGCCCTCGCGGTAGTAGATGCCGCGCACGTATTCGCGCCAGCCGATGATCTGACGGATGAAACCTTCGACCGCGTTGATCGGCGCGTCGCCTGCTTTCCAGGCGTCTTCGGCGGCACGACAGGCATCCATTGGATCGAGCAGCCCGGAGTTGAGGTAGACCGAAATGATGGAGTGATAGAGGAACTGTTCCTCGCTCATCATTGCGTCTTGGTAGTCCCCGAAATTGGGCAGAGCGTGCTTGATGAAGCGGGTCAGCGCGCGGGAGGCCTGTTCGCTGTCGGTCCCGAACCAGAAATCGTCGAGGCTGCCGAAGGAGTTTCCGAAACGATTGCCGACAAGGGTCAGCACCTCTTCCGTCGTCTCATCCGGGGTGAAGCGCATGGGACCGCTAAAGTCGATCTCGCCGGGCGCGGGCTTGCGGTTGTCGTGGTCGTAGTTCCACTTGCCGCCCGCCGGCTCGTCGCCCTCCATCAGCAGGCCAGTCTTGCGGCGCATCTCGCGGTACCACCACTCCATCCGCAATTCCTTGCGGCCCTCTGCCCAGCGCTCGAATTCGGCGTGGGTGGCGATGAAGCGGTCATCCTCGATCTGGCGGACGGTCAGGGGGCAGTCGTTCAGCGCCTGGATCAGCCGCCATTCGCCGGGTTCGGTGGCAATGACCTCGGACACGCCGTGTTCGTCGGCCCGGCGGATCAACTCTCCGGTGATCGACCCGGTGTTCTCGGGGTCGTCAAGCGTGGTGTAGGCGACCGCCAGCCCCTCTTCGCGCAGACTGGCGGCGAACTTGCGCATGGCTGTGAAAAGAAACGCGATCTTGCGGGGGTGATGGGGGACGTAGGTGGCCTCGTCCGAGACTTCCGCCATCACGATCAGATCGCCGTCGCGGTAGTCGCGCAGGGCAGCAACGTTGCGGGTCAGCTGGTCAGCAAGGACAAGGATCAGGCGGCTCACCAGGGGATCTCCTTGCCTGCGTAGTCGAAGAAGCGGCCCGTGTCGTCTGGCGTCAGGCCCTTTATCACTTCCAGCAGCTTGGCGGCCGATGTGTCGGGCGTGAACTTGTCGTGGTCGGGGTAGTCTTCGGTAAAGCTGGTCGAGACGGTGCCGGGATGCAGGCAGGTCACGATCGCTTCCTTGCGGTTGCGCGCGATTTCCACCGCCGCGCCATGCAGCAAGGCGTTCAGCGCAGCTTTGGAGGTGCGATAGGAATACCAGCCGCCCAGACGGTTGTCGCCGATAGAGCCGACGCGGGCCGACAGCGCGGCGAAAACAAAGCGCTCTTTTCGCGGGATATGCGGCTTGAGGTGCTTCAGGATAAGCGCGGGACCAATTGCGTTCAGGTGCATCTGGGCGAGCAGTTCCTCGGCATCGAGGTCCGACAGCGATTTTTCGGGCGCATCGCGTGTAGAGGTCAGCGCGCCGGTGGCCACGAAGACAAGGTCGAAGGGGTGATCCAATCCATCGAGCGCGTCTTTGATCGACGCCTCGTCCGTAACGTCCAACCCGTCGCCCGAGCGGGACAGGGTTGTCACCTCTGCGTCGCGGTCCCGCAATTCGGTGGCAATAGCCTGACCGATACCACCCGATGCGCCGATCACCAACGCGCGCTTACTCTGCATAGATCATCTTCCGCGTCATGCCCCCGTCGATGGTCAGGACCTGTCCGGTCGTGAACTCTGCCTCAGCTAGGTAGGCCACCGCGCGCGCAATATCCTGCGGCACACCCGCGCGGCCGACGGGGTGCTGCGTATGGTCCACGTCCCTCAGTTCCGACGGGTCGCCGGTGACGATCCAGCCGGGTGCGATGGCGTTGACGCGCACGTCGGGCCCAAGGCTGATGGCCAGCGCATGAGTCAAAGCGACGAGGCCGCCCTTGGTTGCAGCGTAGGCTTCTGTGTTCGGCTCCGACATCTCGGCGCGGGTGGAAGTCATGAAGATCAGGTTGCCCTTCGCGGCGCGCAGCTTCGGCGTGGTATGTTTGGCGATCAGGAAGCCGCCCGTCAGATTGGTGCCGATCCAGTCGGTCCAATCGGACAAAGCCAACTCTTCAACAGGACCGCTGACGGGGCCTGCGAGGCCGGCGTTCGAGACTACAAGATCCAGCGCCTCCAGTCCGGAGACGGCATCGCGTACGGAGGCCTCTTCCGACACGTCAGCGATCAGGCGGGTCATCCGGTCATGGTCAGGCAGGGCGGCCAGCCCGTCCGCGTCGCGATCAAGCGCGGCGACGTACCAGCCAAGGTTCAGAAGATGCAGGACGATGCCGCGACCAATGCCGTTCGCGGCGCCTGTGATAAGGGCGTGTTTCATGGATCGCGACCTATGCCACAGGCCGACGGCGTCAAACATTCGCGTGATTTCGGGGGTTCACATCCGCGAACGCCGCGATATGGTCGCGAACATGATGACGCACCGCGCACTCCTGCTGCTTACCCGCCTCTGAGCGTGCCCTGCCCGGCGCGCCGCTCAGAGGTGACGCCGCGCCGGACCAAGCAGACAGACTGAAGCGACATCGAAGGACCAATCCCATGAATACCGAACACCCGCGCGACCGCGTCGTGATTTTCGACACCACTCTGCGCGACGGTGAGCAATCGCCCGGTGCCACCATGTCCCATGCCGAAAAGCTGGAGATCGCGGAGCTACTCGACGACATGGGCGTCGATGTGATCGAGGCGGGCTTCCCAATCGCGTCCGAAGGCGACTTCGCCGCCGTCAAAGAGATCGCCGAACGGTCGAAGGCCGCCGTGATCTGCGGACTGGCGCGGGCAAACATCAAGGATATCGATCGCTGCTGGGAGGCGGTACGCCACGCGGGTCAGCCGCGCATCCATACCTTCATCGGCACCTCGCCTCTGCACCGAGCGATCCCCAACCTGACCCAGGACGAGATGGCGGACCGCATCCACGACACCGTGACCCACGCGCGCAACCTGTGTGACAACGTGCAGTGGTCGCCCATGGACGCCACGCGAACCGAGTGGGATTACCTCAAGCGCACTGTTGAAATCGCGATCAAGGCGGGTGCCACCACGATCAACATCCCTGACACTGTCGGCTATACCGCCCCGGTCGAATCCGCTGAATTGATCCGCCGCCTGATCGCGGAAGTGGACGGCGGGCAAGACGTGATCTTCGCCACGCATTGCCATAACGACCTTGGCATGGCGACGGCCAATAGCCTTGCTGCGGTCGAGGGCGGCGCGCGGCAGATCGAATGTACGATCAACGGTCTGGGCGAGCGTGCGGGCAATACCGCGCTGGAAGAGGTTGTGATGGCGCTGAAGGTGCGTGGTGACATCATGCCGTTCACCACCGGCATCGACACCACCAAGATCATGAACATCTCGCGCCGGGTTGCCACCGTTTCCGGCTTCCCAGTGCAGTTCAACAAGGCCATCGTCGGCAAGAACGCCTTCGCGCACGAATCCGGCATCCACCAGGACGGAATGCTGAAGAACGCCGAGACGTTCGAGATCATGCGTCCCGCCGACGTGGGCTTGAAGGACACGTCGCTGGTGATGGGCAAGCACTCTGGCCGGGCCGCGCTGAAGGACAAGCTGAAGAACCTGGGCTTCGACGTGGCGGACAATCAGCTGCAGGACATCTTCGTGCGGTTCAAGGCGTTGGCCGACCGCAAGAAAGAGGTGTTCGACGAGGACATCGAGGCACTGGTCCGCGCGCAGGGTGCGGCGGAAGATGCGCTGGAGCTGAAATTCCTGCGCGTGATCTGCGGCACCGAAGCGCCCCAGTCGGCGGACCTGACGCTTCGCGTGGACGGTGAGGATCATCAGACGACCGCTCAGGGCGACGGTCCGGTCGATGCGACCTTCAACGCGATCAAATCGCTGGTCACGCATTCCGCGCGTCTACAGTTGTATCAGGTCAGCGCCGTGACCGAGGGCACAGATGCGCAAGCCACTGTGACCGTTCGGCTGGAAGAGGAAGGCCGGATCGTCACCGGTCAATCCGCCGACACCGATACCGTCGTGGCCAGCGCCAAGGCCTATATCTCGGCGCTGAACCGGCTGCTGGTGAAACGGCGCACAACCGCGGCGGGAGTGGATACCAAAACAGTGGGATACCGCGATACTGTCTGAACGTCGGGGGCATTGCGCAGCAAAGTTGCGCATTGCCCCTTCCCCGATTTATAATTCTGCTTCATGTAAGTCTGTGCTGACAGTTGCTTAATGAGGAACCCGAGATGGATGGGTCGCAGCACATCTCTTTCGAAGCGCCGCGTGAAGGCACACTGCTTGCGCTTCTGAATCAAAGCCAGGACTGCATCAAGATCCTGTCGCCCAACGGAACCCTTGGGTTCATGAGCGAAACCGGCCAGAAAATCATGGAGATCGATTCCTTCGATCAAGTTATGGGAGAGCCATGGTGGGCGCTTTGGCCCGAAGACAGCCAGGTTCTGATCTCTGACGCCGTAACCCGCGCCATCGACGGTGAGAGCAGCCGGTTCGAGGCGTTCTGCCCCACCGCCAAAGGAACGCCGCGCTGGTGGGAAGTCGCCGTCTCTCCGATCCGAGACGAGAGCGGACAGATCACACACATCATGTCGATCTCACGCGATGTGACCATGACCCGCGCAGAGCAATTGGCCGACCAGGCCCGCGCGGTTGCGGCCGAACACACCGCGCAGGTGCAGACCATGATCGCGCATGAATCGCGACACCGCTTGAAAAATCTTCTGACGGTCGTGTCTTCTTTGACCACGCTGGTCTCCCGCCACGCCAACAGCGTGTCAGAATTTCAGTCTCGTCTGCGCGCGCACCTGAACCACATGGCCCGTGCGCAGGACCTGCTGATCGGCACGAATCGTCGCTCTGCCACCCTGCGCGAGACCGTGACGGCGGTGCTGGAGGCCGACGGTCGTCTGCGCATCGCCGACATTCCTAGGGTTAGTATCAGCGACCAAGCCGTGCAGCTTCTTGCACTGGCGCTGGGTGAGTTGCAGACCAACGCGATCAAGCATGGAGCCTTGAGCGTCGATACCGGCAGCGTGATTCTCAAGACGAAAGAGAAGGATGGAGCGATCCACGTGACTTGGGTCGAGGATTGCGGAGAAGAGCGCCCCGAACCAGAGCTGACGAAAGGATCCGGGGTCGAGTTGATCCGCAGAATGATGTCGATGCAATCCGATGGCGTCCAGTTCACCTGGACCGGCAAAGGTCTGCGCGTCTCGTTCGCTCTGCCCGCCGTCTAAAACGCCGCGACAGATGACCGAAAAAAGGGCCGCCTGCAGATCCAGGCGGCCCTTCGTCATTCAGTCAGGCGCACTTACTGCGGCATCGAAACGGCGAAGCCGCTGAAGCCACCCATGCCCAGATCGGCCAGCATGGTCGCAGCACCCGTATCGGTGTCGATCATGTAAAGACCGGCGTTGTCTGCGCCTTCCATCTGCAGGATGGCGTAGGCAGCATTCTCGTCTTCGCTGGGCGAGACGATGTCGAAGCCGCCCATCGGGGCCACGTCGACCTCTTCACCATCGACGGTGATCGCACCGATGGTTTCCAGCGTGCCTTCGTTGTTGGCGACGCTGACCAGCGAGTCCGTTTCGGCGTCGATGCCATATTGGAAGGTCGAACCTGCGGTCTCGCCGTTGATCGCGTTGGTGTAAGCGTTGGCGAAGACCATCGGGGTCGCGTCGGCGTTATCGTCACCCTCGGCGTAGGCCAGATCGGTCATGCGGACGACGGTGTTGGCACGGTCGTCGTTATCGCCGAAGCCCACGGGGAAGTAGACAAGGTTGTCGCCACCGGTGGACAGCGCACGCACGGCGTCGATGGCGTTGTTGAAGTCGAAGGCCACGGCATCGCCGGACAGGGTGGCGTCGTCACCGAAAGAGGCTTCCAGATCGGTCATTTCGCCGGACATGGGGTCAATCGTGCCGACCATGCCGTTGGTGATGCCCAGCAGTTCGCCGGTCACGGGACGCCATGCGATGGCATCGACGGGCGAAGCCAACTCAAACGTCTGCAGATCGGCGGGCGAGGCGATATCGGCCATCACGACTAGCGTGGCGCCGTCGTCGGCAAGGGCATAGCCCATGTTGCCAGCGTGCCCGGCAGCGTGCGCACCGGCGGTGCTCAGGGCAAGAATCGAAGCGGTCGTCAGAATACGATAGGTCATGGTTATCCTTTCAGATCGTCGCCATCCCACATTGGCTGGCGTCGACCGAACACACGGGACATGTTGCCCCCGAGTTTCCCGATTTCTGACTTTCTTGCGCCTCATTCTTTTAAACGGCTGACTTGCAAAGACAAAATATGGTGGAAAGACCCATAGCGCCGCGCGCGCCGCACGTTGGTCTGCAATTCCGGCAACCTTGAATGGCAGCACCGGCCCAATCGCGCTGCAATTCGCCTAAAATGCCGCCCCCCGCCCCTTTTCCCCGGTCGGCGCACTGCTATAAGGCCCGACACGGGCACCCGCCTTAATTATGACACACCCACCATCAGGGACCAGAGCGCAATGAGCAGTCTAACCGGCCTCTTTTCGTCCGACATGGCCATCGACCTCGGCACCGCGAACACGCTGGTCTACGTGAAAGGCCGCGGCATCGTGCTGAACGAGCCTTCGGTCGTGGCTTTCCACACCAAGGATGGCCGCAAGCAGGTCCTAGCCGTGGGTGAGGACGCAAAGCTTATGCTGGGCCGGACTCCCGGTTCCATTCAGGCCATCCGCCCGATGCGCGAAGGCGTGATTGCCGACTTCGACGTGGCTGAAGAGATGATCAAGCACTTCATCCGCAAGGTCCATCGCCGCACGACGTTTTCGAAGCCGAAGATCATCGTCTGCGTGCCGCATGGTGCGACGCCTGTAGAAAAGCGCGCGATCCGCCAGTCGGTCATCAGCGCAGGCGCACGCAAGGCAGGCCTGATCCCAGAACCCATCGCGGCGGCCATCGGTGCTGGGATGCCGATCACCGACCCCACCGGCTCGATGGTTGTGGATATCGGTGGCGGCACCACGGAAGTCGCGGTTCTGTCGCTGGGCGACATTGTCTACGCGCGATCCGTCCGCGTCGGCGGT
Protein-coding sequences here:
- a CDS encoding DUF4394 domain-containing protein codes for the protein MTYRILTTASILALSTAGAHAAGHAGNMGYALADDGATLVVMADIASPADLQTFELASPVDAIAWRPVTGELLGITNGMVGTIDPMSGEMTDLEASFGDDATLSGDAVAFDFNNAIDAVRALSTGGDNLVYFPVGFGDNDDRANTVVRMTDLAYAEGDDNADATPMVFANAYTNAINGETAGSTFQYGIDAETDSLVSVANNEGTLETIGAITVDGEEVDVAPMGGFDIVSPSEDENAAYAILQMEGADNAGLYMIDTDTGAATMLADLGMGGFSGFAVSMPQ
- a CDS encoding SDR family NAD(P)-dependent oxidoreductase, which encodes MQSKRALVIGASGGIGQAIATELRDRDAEVTTLSRSGDGLDVTDEASIKDALDGLDHPFDLVFVATGALTSTRDAPEKSLSDLDAEELLAQMHLNAIGPALILKHLKPHIPRKERFVFAALSARVGSIGDNRLGGWYSYRTSKAALNALLHGAAVEIARNRKEAIVTCLHPGTVSTSFTEDYPDHDKFTPDTSAAKLLEVIKGLTPDDTGRFFDYAGKEIPW
- a CDS encoding SDR family oxidoreductase, producing MKHALITGAANGIGRGIVLHLLNLGWYVAALDRDADGLAALPDHDRMTRLIADVSEEASVRDAVSGLEALDLVVSNAGLAGPVSGPVEELALSDWTDWIGTNLTGGFLIAKHTTPKLRAAKGNLIFMTSTRAEMSEPNTEAYAATKGGLVALTHALAISLGPDVRVNAIAPGWIVTGDPSELRDVDHTQHPVGRAGVPQDIARAVAYLAEAEFTTGQVLTIDGGMTRKMIYAE
- a CDS encoding 2-isopropylmalate synthase, which translates into the protein MNTEHPRDRVVIFDTTLRDGEQSPGATMSHAEKLEIAELLDDMGVDVIEAGFPIASEGDFAAVKEIAERSKAAVICGLARANIKDIDRCWEAVRHAGQPRIHTFIGTSPLHRAIPNLTQDEMADRIHDTVTHARNLCDNVQWSPMDATRTEWDYLKRTVEIAIKAGATTINIPDTVGYTAPVESAELIRRLIAEVDGGQDVIFATHCHNDLGMATANSLAAVEGGARQIECTINGLGERAGNTALEEVVMALKVRGDIMPFTTGIDTTKIMNISRRVATVSGFPVQFNKAIVGKNAFAHESGIHQDGMLKNAETFEIMRPADVGLKDTSLVMGKHSGRAALKDKLKNLGFDVADNQLQDIFVRFKALADRKKEVFDEDIEALVRAQGAAEDALELKFLRVICGTEAPQSADLTLRVDGEDHQTTAQGDGPVDATFNAIKSLVTHSARLQLYQVSAVTEGTDAQATVTVRLEEEGRIVTGQSADTDTVVASAKAYISALNRLLVKRRTTAAGVDTKTVGYRDTV
- a CDS encoding rod shape-determining protein, coding for MSSLTGLFSSDMAIDLGTANTLVYVKGRGIVLNEPSVVAFHTKDGRKQVLAVGEDAKLMLGRTPGSIQAIRPMREGVIADFDVAEEMIKHFIRKVHRRTTFSKPKIIVCVPHGATPVEKRAIRQSVISAGARKAGLIPEPIAAAIGAGMPITDPTGSMVVDIGGGTTEVAVLSLGDIVYARSVRVGGDRMDEAIIAYLRRQQNILIGEATAERIKTTIGSARMPDDGRGQSMQIRGRDLVNGVPKEIEINAAQVAEALAEPVQQICEAVMTALETTPPDLAADIVDRGVMLTGGGALLGELDLALREQTGLAVSIADESLNCVALGTGKALEYEKQLRHVIDYES
- a CDS encoding PAS domain-containing protein, with amino-acid sequence MDGSQHISFEAPREGTLLALLNQSQDCIKILSPNGTLGFMSETGQKIMEIDSFDQVMGEPWWALWPEDSQVLISDAVTRAIDGESSRFEAFCPTAKGTPRWWEVAVSPIRDESGQITHIMSISRDVTMTRAEQLADQARAVAAEHTAQVQTMIAHESRHRLKNLLTVVSSLTTLVSRHANSVSEFQSRLRAHLNHMARAQDLLIGTNRRSATLRETVTAVLEADGRLRIADIPRVSISDQAVQLLALALGELQTNAIKHGALSVDTGSVILKTKEKDGAIHVTWVEDCGEERPEPELTKGSGVELIRRMMSMQSDGVQFTWTGKGLRVSFALPAV
- a CDS encoding cryptochrome/photolyase family protein — encoded protein: MVSRLILVLADQLTRNVAALRDYRDGDLIVMAEVSDEATYVPHHPRKIAFLFTAMRKFAASLREEGLAVAYTTLDDPENTGSITGELIRRADEHGVSEVIATEPGEWRLIQALNDCPLTVRQIEDDRFIATHAEFERWAEGRKELRMEWWYREMRRKTGLLMEGDEPAGGKWNYDHDNRKPAPGEIDFSGPMRFTPDETTEEVLTLVGNRFGNSFGSLDDFWFGTDSEQASRALTRFIKHALPNFGDYQDAMMSEEQFLYHSIISVYLNSGLLDPMDACRAAEDAWKAGDAPINAVEGFIRQIIGWREYVRGIYYREGSDYAKRNDLNHNRSLPGFFWGDDTQMRCISKTVEQTRTQAYAHHIQRLMVTGNFALLAGLNPQEVQDWYMAVYADAYEWVMSANVIGMTQFADGGIVASKPYVSSANYIDKMSDYCKGCHYSAKKKTGEGACPFNLLYWHFLDRHREKFEKNPRMAQMYATWDRMSDEKQTTIRDEADTFLNRMAQGALV